One genomic region from Bradyrhizobium icense encodes:
- a CDS encoding ABC transporter permease: MSTVCEPVYPRRASWLALRYALRELRGGLRGFYVFIACIALGVMAIAGVGSVAASLSGGLEREGRTLLGGDVAFSLIQREAKPEEIAFLRARGQVSVAATLRGMARSHDGKLALVELKAVDSNYPMLGDVTLAPKLPMADVLAERDGAFGAAADSMLLTRLDLKLGDRITIGNATLQIRSVVDAEPDKLAGSVGLGPRVLVSDASLRATGLLQPGSLVRWIYRLKLPDNASDERAATQLIESARSALPEAGWEIRSRSNASPQLERTINRFTQFLTLVGLAALLVGGVGVANAVKSHIDRRRDVIASFKALGATGRDVFQIYLMQVIVLAGVGSVIGLAAGAALPFVIVGAFGKLLPLPVVPALHPDELALSFIYGLLTALAFGLWPLGRVHDVPVAALFREEVAREWHHPRWSYLALMAAVTVLLVTVAIGLAYDKRIAAVFVVSSVAVFGLLRGVAAGLMALARRLPRSDITMLRLAIANIHRPGALTPSVVLSLGLGLAVLVTITQIDGNLRRQFLASLPERAPAFYFLDIPSSEADRFGAFLKQIMPASTIEDVPMLRGRIVAVRGVKAEEMKPSQDAEWVLQSDRGLTYTSEIPKGSKIVEGEWWGPDYQGPPLVSMEKRIADGLKLKIGDDIVVNVLGRDIPARIANLRTVDWQGLGVNFVLVFSPNAFKGAPHSHVTTLTEAHPDPANDAKVIKQVADAFPMVTSVRMREALETIGTVVANLALAIRGASAVTLISAILVLGGALAAGHHQRVYDAVILKTLGATRVRLLGAYAVEYLMIGFATAVFSVITGSIAAWLIVTRLMTLSFAWQAGSAAGVVAVALIVTVGLGLAGTLLALSQKPASVLRNL; the protein is encoded by the coding sequence ATGAGCACCGTCTGCGAACCAGTCTACCCACGCCGCGCGTCCTGGCTGGCTCTCCGCTATGCGCTGCGCGAGTTGCGCGGCGGCTTACGCGGCTTTTACGTCTTCATTGCCTGCATCGCGCTCGGTGTAATGGCGATTGCCGGCGTCGGCTCCGTCGCCGCCAGCCTCAGCGGGGGCCTGGAGCGCGAGGGCCGCACACTGCTTGGCGGCGATGTGGCGTTCTCGCTGATCCAGCGCGAGGCCAAGCCGGAGGAAATCGCCTTCCTGCGCGCGCGGGGGCAGGTTTCGGTGGCAGCCACGCTGCGGGGGATGGCACGGAGCCATGACGGCAAGCTCGCGCTGGTCGAACTCAAGGCGGTCGATAGCAACTACCCGATGCTTGGGGACGTCACGCTCGCACCAAAACTGCCGATGGCGGACGTCCTGGCCGAGCGCGACGGCGCGTTCGGCGCGGCGGCCGATTCCATGCTGTTGACCCGCCTCGATCTCAAGCTTGGCGACCGCATTACGATAGGCAATGCCACGCTCCAGATTCGCAGCGTGGTCGACGCCGAGCCGGACAAGCTCGCCGGCAGTGTCGGCCTTGGCCCTCGGGTTCTGGTCAGCGACGCGAGCCTGCGCGCCACCGGCTTACTGCAGCCCGGCAGCCTCGTGCGTTGGATCTACCGGCTCAAGCTGCCGGACAACGCGTCCGACGAGCGAGCCGCCACCCAATTGATCGAGAGCGCGCGCAGCGCCCTACCCGAAGCCGGCTGGGAGATCCGCAGCCGCAGCAATGCCTCTCCTCAACTCGAGCGCACCATCAACCGCTTTACGCAGTTCCTGACCCTGGTCGGCCTCGCCGCGCTCCTGGTCGGCGGCGTTGGCGTTGCCAATGCGGTCAAGAGCCACATTGATCGACGACGCGATGTCATCGCCTCGTTCAAGGCACTCGGCGCCACCGGGCGCGACGTCTTCCAGATCTATCTGATGCAGGTGATCGTGCTGGCGGGCGTCGGCTCGGTCATCGGCCTGGCCGCCGGCGCGGCCCTGCCATTCGTTATCGTCGGCGCATTTGGCAAGCTGCTGCCGCTGCCGGTGGTCCCTGCCCTGCATCCCGATGAATTGGCGCTGTCGTTCATCTACGGCCTGCTGACCGCGCTTGCGTTCGGATTATGGCCACTCGGCCGCGTGCATGACGTGCCGGTCGCGGCGCTGTTTCGCGAGGAAGTTGCCCGCGAATGGCACCACCCGCGCTGGAGTTATCTGGCGCTGATGGCCGCGGTGACCGTCCTCCTGGTCACGGTTGCGATCGGGCTCGCCTACGACAAGCGGATCGCTGCCGTGTTCGTCGTGTCCTCAGTCGCGGTGTTTGGGCTGCTGCGTGGTGTCGCCGCCGGTCTGATGGCGCTGGCGCGCCGCCTGCCGCGATCCGACATCACCATGCTACGGCTGGCGATTGCCAACATCCACCGGCCCGGTGCACTGACGCCGTCGGTCGTGCTGTCGCTCGGCCTTGGACTGGCGGTGCTCGTCACCATCACCCAGATCGACGGCAATCTGCGCCGACAGTTCCTCGCTTCGCTCCCCGAGCGCGCGCCGGCATTCTATTTCCTCGACATACCCAGTTCGGAAGCCGACCGATTCGGCGCGTTCCTGAAGCAGATCATGCCCGCCTCAACGATCGAGGACGTGCCGATGCTGCGCGGACGCATTGTCGCGGTCCGTGGCGTCAAGGCCGAGGAGATGAAGCCCTCGCAGGACGCCGAATGGGTGCTGCAGAGCGACCGCGGCCTGACCTACACCAGCGAGATCCCGAAGGGCTCCAAGATCGTCGAGGGCGAATGGTGGGGGCCTGACTATCAGGGCCCGCCGCTGGTCTCGATGGAGAAGCGGATCGCCGACGGGCTAAAGCTCAAGATCGGTGACGATATCGTCGTCAACGTACTCGGCCGCGACATTCCGGCCAGAATCGCCAATCTGCGCACCGTCGACTGGCAGGGACTGGGCGTCAATTTCGTGCTGGTGTTCTCGCCCAACGCGTTCAAGGGCGCGCCGCACAGCCATGTCACGACCCTCACCGAGGCACATCCCGACCCGGCCAACGATGCCAAGGTCATCAAGCAGGTGGCCGACGCCTTTCCGATGGTAACGAGCGTGCGCATGCGCGAGGCGCTGGAGACCATCGGCACGGTTGTGGCCAACCTGGCGCTGGCGATCCGCGGCGCCAGCGCCGTGACGCTGATCTCGGCGATCCTTGTGCTTGGCGGCGCGCTCGCCGCAGGCCATCACCAGCGGGTCTACGACGCCGTGATCCTGAAGACGCTCGGCGCGACGCGCGTGCGGCTGCTCGGAGCCTATGCGGTGGAATACCTGATGATCGGCTTCGCCACCGCGGTCTTCAGTGTGATCACCGGCTCGATCGCAGCCTGGCTGATCGTGACCCGGCTGATGACCCTGAGTTTCGCTTGGCAAGCCGGCAGCGCCGCCGGCGTGGTCGCTGTGGCTCTGATCGTCACGGTGGGTCTGGGGCTGGCCGGCACGTTGTTGGCTCTGAGCCAGAAGCCGGCCAGCGTGTTGCGGAACTTGTGA
- a CDS encoding ABC transporter ATP-binding protein produces MDSLVEPSRLAGIEPGTISITNVNLSLGSGAARVHILKDISLRVASGEAIGLVGPSGSGKSTLLMVMAGLERPDSGEVVVSGAPFDALDEDALARFRGRQVGIVFQSFHLIPTMTALENVAVPLELAGNPDAAKRATQELASVGLGDRLHHYPTQLSGGEQQRVALARALAPDPAILVADEPTGNLDETTGGQIVDMLFTKHAERGMTLVLVTHDPSLAQRCDSVVRPRSGRIEEHS; encoded by the coding sequence GTGGACAGTCTAGTCGAACCCTCGCGACTTGCCGGCATCGAGCCGGGCACCATCTCCATCACGAACGTCAATCTCTCGCTGGGATCAGGCGCCGCCCGCGTTCATATCCTGAAGGATATCAGCCTTCGTGTGGCATCGGGCGAGGCGATCGGCCTGGTCGGACCGTCGGGTTCGGGCAAGTCGACCTTGCTGATGGTGATGGCGGGGCTGGAGCGCCCTGACAGCGGAGAAGTGGTGGTGAGCGGCGCGCCGTTCGATGCCCTCGATGAGGATGCGCTGGCCCGCTTCCGCGGCCGCCAGGTCGGCATCGTGTTCCAGTCGTTTCACCTGATCCCGACCATGACGGCGCTGGAAAACGTCGCGGTGCCGCTGGAGCTTGCCGGCAATCCCGACGCCGCCAAGCGCGCGACGCAGGAACTGGCCTCAGTCGGGCTCGGCGATCGCCTGCATCATTATCCGACGCAGCTTTCCGGCGGCGAGCAGCAGCGCGTGGCGCTCGCCCGCGCGCTTGCGCCCGATCCCGCGATCCTCGTCGCGGACGAGCCGACCGGAAATCTCGACGAAACGACCGGCGGGCAGATCGTCGACATGCTTTTCACCAAACATGCCGAGCGCGGCATGACACTGGTGCTGGTGACGCATGATCCTTCGCTCGCGCAGCGCTGTGATTCCGTGGTGCGGCCGCGCTCGGGCCGGATCGAGGAACATTCATGA
- a CDS encoding efflux RND transporter permease subunit — protein MNMATWSIRNPIPAIMLFAVLALAGFWGFKVLPIQSFPDLDLPVVNVTLIQPGAAPSQLETEVARKVEDSLATLGGLKHLRTSITDGQVAIRVEFVLEKNLSEALIETKDAVDRVRSELPLDVQPPTVSAQRAGSNALLVYAISSTRFDEEALSWFVDDTIAKIILGVPGIGRFERVGGVQREVRVEVDPVPLAALGLTAADVSRALRQVQQQSSGGRAQLGQNEQAVRTTAIVRQASDLAALPITLAGAPKVRLDQVADVQDTIADRTQVALLNGEPVVGFRIFRAKGFDEASIADAVRKAMEQLQSTDPTLHIKQISGSIDYTREQYAGSMHMLYEGALLAILVVWWFLRDWRATLIAGAALPLSILPAFAAMAWLGYSLNTVTLLALAVIVGILVDDAIVEIENIERHRAMGKPMREAASEAVTEIGLAVVATTMTLVVVFLPTALMSGISGMLFKQFGWTAVIAVLASLLVARLLTPMMAAYLLKSRPSTEHKDGPLMTTYLRAVSWCLGHRKTTAAGTILFFVASLALIPLIPTGLIPPADRGSTTVNIELPPGSSIQNTLRVAEDVRAALKDVPGIDNVFTTVGDSQQLGPGAQQAGEVRRGAMVLMLAPRGQREGQVAIENLVRPRLLAIPGARFAIGSGGLGEKIQFILSSDNVEALRASAEALEQELRGVGGFTNIKSTASLERPEVIVRPDLLRAADRGVSTASIGDVVRIATSGDFNTQVARLNLDSRQVYIRVRVADAARQKIDTLVNMRVNGRNGPVPLSSVAAISVESGPSQIDRYDRRRYVTVEADLGGMALGTAQARAMALPAIQNLPSAVNLIRTGDSELAGELAAGFGMAIVIGIVSMFCVLVLLFKDFLQPVTILSALPLSVGGAFVALLIARSQLNLPVMIGFVMLMGIVAKNSILLVEYAVVGIRERGLSMHEALVDACHKRARPVVMTTIAMIAGMLPIALGFGADASFRQSMAISVIGGLLTSTALSLLVVPVAFTYVEGFERWIMRLHKRFVFWRKFKAYQATG, from the coding sequence ATGAATATGGCGACGTGGTCGATTCGAAATCCGATCCCCGCGATCATGCTGTTCGCGGTCTTGGCACTTGCCGGGTTCTGGGGCTTCAAGGTGTTGCCAATCCAGAGCTTTCCGGATCTGGACCTGCCCGTCGTCAATGTCACCTTGATTCAGCCAGGGGCGGCGCCTTCCCAACTCGAGACGGAGGTTGCGCGCAAAGTCGAAGACTCGCTTGCGACGCTCGGCGGCCTCAAGCATCTGCGAACGTCGATCACGGACGGCCAGGTCGCCATCCGGGTCGAGTTCGTGCTCGAGAAGAATCTGTCGGAAGCCTTGATCGAGACCAAAGACGCAGTCGACCGTGTACGTTCGGAACTGCCCTTGGACGTTCAGCCACCAACTGTCAGCGCGCAGCGGGCGGGTAGCAACGCCCTGCTCGTCTATGCCATATCGTCCACGCGCTTCGACGAAGAGGCCCTGTCGTGGTTCGTCGATGATACCATCGCAAAGATAATCCTCGGCGTGCCCGGCATAGGTCGCTTTGAGCGTGTCGGCGGCGTGCAGCGGGAGGTGCGCGTTGAGGTTGATCCCGTGCCTCTGGCCGCACTTGGGCTCACAGCAGCCGATGTCTCGCGCGCACTACGCCAGGTTCAGCAGCAATCCTCGGGCGGACGGGCCCAGTTAGGTCAGAACGAGCAGGCCGTCCGCACGACGGCCATCGTGCGCCAGGCCTCAGATCTTGCCGCGCTTCCGATCACGCTCGCGGGCGCACCCAAGGTGCGCCTCGATCAGGTTGCAGATGTTCAAGACACCATCGCTGATCGCACGCAAGTCGCTTTGCTGAACGGCGAACCCGTCGTCGGATTCAGGATATTTCGAGCCAAAGGCTTCGATGAGGCGAGCATCGCCGACGCGGTTCGGAAGGCGATGGAGCAACTACAGTCGACCGATCCAACGCTGCATATCAAGCAGATCTCGGGCTCGATCGACTATACGCGCGAGCAGTATGCGGGCTCGATGCATATGCTCTACGAGGGCGCGCTGCTGGCGATCCTTGTCGTCTGGTGGTTTCTGCGCGACTGGCGCGCGACGCTTATCGCCGGCGCGGCCCTTCCGCTATCAATCCTTCCCGCCTTCGCCGCAATGGCATGGCTGGGGTACTCGCTCAATACCGTGACGCTGCTCGCGCTCGCGGTCATCGTCGGGATCCTTGTCGATGACGCGATCGTCGAGATCGAGAATATCGAGCGCCATCGCGCAATGGGCAAGCCGATGCGTGAGGCGGCAAGCGAAGCCGTAACCGAAATCGGGCTCGCGGTTGTCGCAACGACGATGACGTTGGTCGTCGTGTTCCTGCCCACAGCCTTGATGAGCGGCATTTCTGGAATGCTCTTCAAGCAATTTGGGTGGACGGCGGTCATCGCGGTGCTGGCATCCCTGCTCGTCGCGCGTTTGCTCACGCCGATGATGGCTGCGTATCTGCTCAAGTCACGACCGTCGACGGAGCACAAGGACGGTCCACTCATGACAACATATCTCCGGGCCGTCAGCTGGTGCCTGGGCCATCGGAAGACTACGGCGGCGGGGACGATATTGTTCTTCGTCGCTTCGCTCGCGCTTATACCGTTGATCCCCACCGGATTGATCCCTCCGGCGGACCGCGGTTCTACGACGGTGAATATCGAGCTTCCTCCCGGAAGCTCGATACAGAACACGCTGAGAGTTGCCGAAGATGTGCGCGCCGCGCTGAAGGACGTGCCTGGGATCGACAATGTGTTCACGACGGTCGGCGACTCCCAACAACTGGGGCCGGGAGCGCAGCAAGCTGGCGAGGTGCGTAGAGGCGCCATGGTCCTTATGCTGGCCCCCCGCGGCCAACGTGAAGGTCAGGTCGCGATCGAGAACCTCGTGCGCCCCAGGCTTCTCGCCATCCCCGGCGCGCGGTTCGCGATCGGCAGTGGCGGCCTCGGCGAGAAGATCCAATTCATTCTCTCAAGCGACAACGTGGAGGCGCTCAGAGCCAGCGCGGAGGCGCTCGAACAGGAACTGCGAGGCGTCGGCGGGTTCACCAATATCAAGTCTACAGCCAGCCTCGAACGTCCCGAGGTCATTGTCCGTCCCGATCTGCTGCGGGCGGCCGATCGCGGTGTCAGCACCGCCTCGATTGGTGATGTGGTCCGAATAGCAACGAGTGGCGACTTCAACACGCAGGTCGCACGTCTTAATCTTGATAGCCGGCAGGTCTACATCCGGGTGCGTGTCGCGGACGCGGCGCGGCAGAAGATCGATACGCTTGTGAACATGCGTGTGAATGGTCGGAACGGTCCAGTTCCATTGTCGAGCGTTGCTGCGATCTCGGTTGAAAGCGGCCCCTCACAAATCGACCGTTATGATCGCCGTCGCTACGTAACCGTTGAGGCCGATCTCGGCGGCATGGCGCTCGGAACCGCGCAAGCTAGAGCCATGGCTCTGCCCGCGATCCAGAACCTACCGTCGGCTGTAAATCTCATCCGAACCGGCGATTCCGAGCTTGCTGGCGAACTTGCGGCTGGTTTCGGTATGGCTATCGTCATCGGCATTGTTTCCATGTTTTGCGTGCTTGTGCTGCTGTTCAAGGATTTTCTCCAACCCGTGACCATTCTCTCGGCGCTTCCGCTTTCCGTCGGCGGCGCTTTCGTCGCGCTGCTCATCGCGCGCAGTCAACTCAATCTTCCGGTCATGATCGGATTTGTGATGCTGATGGGTATCGTGGCGAAGAATTCCATTCTGCTGGTCGAATACGCGGTCGTCGGTATCCGCGAACGCGGCCTTTCGATGCATGAAGCGCTGGTTGACGCGTGTCACAAGCGCGCGCGCCCTGTTGTCATGACCACGATCGCGATGATCGCAGGCATGCTGCCGATCGCACTGGGATTTGGTGCCGACGCGAGCTTCCGTCAGTCGATGGCGATAAGCGTTATCGGCGGCCTGCTGACATCGACAGCGCTCTCTCTGTTGGTCGTGCCCGTGGCATTCACCTACGTCGAAGGATTCGAAAGGTGGATCATGCGTCTCCATAAACGCTTCGTCTTTTGGCGAAAATTCAAAGCGTACCAAGCAACAGGTTAG
- a CDS encoding efflux RND transporter periplasmic adaptor subunit, translating into MSLSAPNRRIVVAEPVDFPVLATSGEGAAPPRRRRGFLVAAAAIAAIVVAVMAVAMVNRRASTATISVQQAPALTATSAIPRELTWDMAMEASGTIAAWQEANIGAQIGGYQLSDVLVNVGDQVKKGQVLTRLDPNLLRADEAQLKARYDQAEANWQRASSLKGRGFLSDKDALQQETEAKTAEALLAAKQLQLKYTEVVAPDDGVISSRTATLGAVVPVGQELFRLIRQNRLEWRGELTAAQLAQIVPGQRIILALPDGATAAAKVRQTAPSLDPQSRLGVVYADLEPGSRARAGMYVSGRVILGESQARVIPSESVVIRDGRSYVLKIADGNSRPRVALQAVTIGRRQGSDVEITSGIEVDDRVVVQGAGFLKDGDIVRLAAMSDSSSVFTAQDSDSNQ; encoded by the coding sequence TTGTCCCTATCTGCGCCAAACCGGAGGATTGTTGTAGCCGAACCGGTGGACTTTCCCGTGCTGGCAACGTCTGGCGAAGGCGCTGCTCCTCCGCGTCGGCGCCGGGGCTTCCTTGTTGCCGCGGCAGCGATTGCAGCAATTGTGGTCGCCGTGATGGCGGTTGCCATGGTGAATCGTCGCGCATCGACCGCGACCATTTCAGTTCAACAGGCCCCTGCATTGACGGCCACGAGCGCAATCCCCCGTGAGCTGACGTGGGACATGGCGATGGAAGCATCTGGCACGATCGCGGCATGGCAAGAAGCCAATATCGGAGCGCAGATCGGCGGCTATCAGCTGTCCGATGTACTTGTAAACGTCGGCGATCAAGTCAAGAAGGGCCAGGTGCTTACGCGGCTCGATCCGAACCTGTTGCGCGCGGACGAAGCTCAGTTGAAAGCTCGATATGACCAGGCCGAAGCAAATTGGCAGCGCGCGTCGAGCCTAAAGGGCCGTGGTTTTCTCAGCGACAAGGATGCCTTGCAGCAGGAGACCGAGGCGAAGACCGCAGAGGCGCTTCTCGCAGCGAAGCAGTTGCAACTGAAATATACCGAGGTTGTCGCGCCTGATGACGGTGTCATCAGCTCACGAACGGCGACGCTCGGCGCCGTTGTCCCGGTCGGACAGGAACTGTTCCGCCTGATCAGGCAGAACCGCCTGGAATGGCGGGGCGAACTCACGGCCGCACAACTTGCGCAAATCGTACCGGGTCAGCGCATTATCCTGGCGTTGCCGGACGGCGCCACCGCCGCTGCAAAGGTTCGTCAGACAGCGCCCTCTCTGGACCCGCAGTCGCGCCTCGGCGTGGTCTATGCCGATCTCGAGCCCGGAAGTCGCGCGCGGGCCGGGATGTATGTGAGCGGAAGAGTTATATTGGGCGAAAGTCAAGCACGCGTGATCCCGTCCGAAAGCGTCGTCATACGTGACGGACGCAGTTACGTGCTCAAGATCGCGGACGGAAACTCGAGACCACGTGTAGCACTTCAAGCCGTGACCATCGGGCGTCGGCAAGGCAGCGATGTCGAGATTACTTCCGGCATTGAGGTCGATGACCGGGTGGTTGTCCAGGGCGCCGGCTTCCTCAAGGACGGCGACATAGTGCGATTGGCTGCGATGAGCGATTCCAGTTCGGTCTTCACTGCTCAGGATAGTGATTCCAACCAATGA